The stretch of DNA GCCACGGGCCGCCGAAATGATTGTGGTACTTGCAGTTACGGTTGGGGCAGTGGGGAGGCGTCCAACCGTTCGTCGGTCGATTGGTACGCATGACCCCGGATCCTTGCGAATCCGGGGCCATGAACAATCATCGAGGCAGAACCTAATCGGAACGATCACTCCTCGGGCAGTTCGCCGGCCGCATGGAGCTCGTCGATCCGCGCCAGCGCGCTCTCGGCTGCCCTCTGCTCCGCCTGTTTCTTGCTCGTGCCCGACCCCACGCCCAGGACGGTCCCCTTCAGCGTGACCTTCACCGTGAATCGTCGCGCGTGATCGGGGCCCGTGGTGAAGCTCACCTTGTACCGCGGGGGAACCTTGTAGCGCGCCTGGAGCTTCTCCTGCAGCTGGCTCTTGTAGTTCCGATGGACCCGCTCCTGCAGCGTGGCCTCGACATTGACCAGGATGTTGCGCGCCACGAAGTGCCGGGCACGATCGAGGCCTCCGTCGAGGTAGAGCGCGCCGATGATCGCCTCGGTGGCATCGGCAAGGATCGACTCGCGACGCCGCCCCCCCGTGCCGGCCTCGCTCCGGGACAGCAGCAGGTGCTCGCCCAGCCCGAGCCTCTCTCCGACCTTCGCCAGGGTCGCGCCGCAGACCAGCAAGGACTTTATCTTCGTGAGATCGCCCTCCTCCTTGCCGGTGAACTGGTGGTAGAGGAACTCGTTGACGATCATCCCGAGAACCGAGTCGCCCAGGAACTCCAGGCGCTCGTTGCTCTCGATCCGTTCGTGGCCGGTCACGTGGGCGTGGCTACGGTGCGTCAGCGCCTGGCGGAGCAGAGTCGGGTCTTCGAAGCGGTACCGCAGTTTCGACTCGAGCTGTTCCCCGCCCGGGATCTCGGCGTCGACCTCGGCAGGTCGGCCCAACAGCCGCATCCGGACCCAGCGGGCTACGCGGTCGAGCACTCGCGGCCTCCTGCGGGCGGCGGTGGACTCGGACGCGCTCGCGGAAGTCATGGAGTCCTCCGTCGGGGGGGCGACGGCCGGGATCAGGGGACGTACCGGCGCAGGATCAATGCCACGTTGTGCCCCCCGAAACCGAAACTGTTGCTGAGTGCCGTGTCGAGCCGCGCCTCGACCGCCTCGTTCGGCACGTGATCCAGATCGCACTCCGGATCGGCATCGGTGAGATTGATCGTCGGCGGGATCACGCCACGGTCGATCGCCAGGGCCGAGATGACCGTCTCCAGCCCTCCCGCTGCACCGAGCAGGTGACCGGTCATCGACTTGGTCGACCCCATCCGCAGACGGTGCGCGTGGTCTCCGAAGACCTGTTTGACCGCCTGGACCTCCCCCTTGTCGTTCAAGGGCGTGGAGGTGCCGTGGGCGTTGATGTATTCGATCGCCGTCGGGTCGAGTTCGGCCATGTCCAACGCTCCCCGCATGGCGCGGACGGCGCCCTCACCTTCGGGGTGCGGGGCGGTCATGTGGTGTGCATCCCCCGTCAGACCGAAACCTGCGACCTCGGCGACGATGTTCGCCCCTCGGGCCCGGGCGCGCTCCTCGTCCTCGACCACGAGGATGCCGGCGCCCTCGCCGATCACGAAGCCATCGCGTTGCGCGTCGAAGGGCCGGCTGGCGAGTTCGGGCTCGTCGTTGCGGGTCGACATGGCCTTCATGTTCGCGAAGCCGGCGATCGTCATCTGAGTGATCGTCGACTCCGTCCCCCCGCAGACCATGGCGTCGGCGAGGCCGTTGGCGATCAACAGCGCCGCATCGGCGATGGCGTGGGCCCCGGACGCGCAGGCCGAGACCGTGCAGTAGTTCGGGCCGCGGAGACCGTGCTCGATGGACACCAGACCGGCGGCCATGTCGCCGATCATCATCGGCACGAAGAAGGGACTCACCCGCCGGGGGCCCTTCTTCATGAGGATCGTGTGCTGTTCCTCGTAGACCACCATGCCGCCGATCCCGGAACCGATGATCACGCCGATCCGGTCGGGATCGTCCTTGGGCAGGCCGCTGTCGGCCATCGCCTCGTTGGCGGCGACCATCGCGAACTGGGTGAAGCGATCCATGCGCTTCGCTTCCTTCGGATCGAGGTGCTCCTCGATCACGAAGTCCGTCACCTCGCACGCGATCTTCGTCCGGTGCTCGGCCGGATCGAACTGGGTGATGGTGCCGGCCCCGGAGCGACCCGCCACGAGAGAGTCCCACATCGTGGGAACCCCGATGCCGACCGGGCTCACCGCCCCCATTCCTGTGATCACCACACGTCGTTGCAGCACGTCGGCCCCCAGGGCTTACGCGGAGACCGGGACCAACCCGGTCACGTCGCGGGAAGGTCTACGCT from Candidatus Krumholzibacteriia bacterium encodes:
- the rnc gene encoding ribonuclease III, which gives rise to MLDRVARWVRMRLLGRPAEVDAEIPGGEQLESKLRYRFEDPTLLRQALTHRSHAHVTGHERIESNERLEFLGDSVLGMIVNEFLYHQFTGKEEGDLTKIKSLLVCGATLAKVGERLGLGEHLLLSRSEAGTGGRRRESILADATEAIIGALYLDGGLDRARHFVARNILVNVEATLQERVHRNYKSQLQEKLQARYKVPPRYKVSFTTGPDHARRFTVKVTLKGTVLGVGSGTSKKQAEQRAAESALARIDELHAAGELPEE
- the fabF gene encoding beta-ketoacyl-ACP synthase II, with the protein product MLQRRVVITGMGAVSPVGIGVPTMWDSLVAGRSGAGTITQFDPAEHRTKIACEVTDFVIEEHLDPKEAKRMDRFTQFAMVAANEAMADSGLPKDDPDRIGVIIGSGIGGMVVYEEQHTILMKKGPRRVSPFFVPMMIGDMAAGLVSIEHGLRGPNYCTVSACASGAHAIADAALLIANGLADAMVCGGTESTITQMTIAGFANMKAMSTRNDEPELASRPFDAQRDGFVIGEGAGILVVEDEERARARGANIVAEVAGFGLTGDAHHMTAPHPEGEGAVRAMRGALDMAELDPTAIEYINAHGTSTPLNDKGEVQAVKQVFGDHAHRLRMGSTKSMTGHLLGAAGGLETVISALAIDRGVIPPTINLTDADPECDLDHVPNEAVEARLDTALSNSFGFGGHNVALILRRYVP